AAAATTTACTAGGGCCTCTTGATTGTTAAGTATCTATagaaaaaacaagagaaaGGTAGTACACAGGACATAGTACAGAGTATATTTAGGTAGAAAAAATGCTTGATTTCTGTGGTTGCAAAAGGAAGTCCatgagaaaataagccttcaAGGAATTCTTGACAACCGAACAACTACCAATCAATTCCATTGCCTGACTCCAGTAAAAccttaaaaagaaatcttttcAGAGCACTATGGTTGACTAATTGGATCTTAACTTCCAGGTCATAAAATCAAATGGCATCTTATAAAACATTATTctgcaaaaaaatttaaaactaaggGTGAAAAACAGGTATGGCATCATAGCCCACTGAACATTGTATTTTCCACAAGCATCAGAAGATAAAGTACTTCTCTTAAGCAAAGCCCACGACATTCTCACCAGGATTTctgcaacaaaataaatatatatatattaagcaATTGATTCCAATGGAGGAGGAGCGAAAAATCATAACAGGACATAACCACCCCGGTCAAAACCTCCAACACTGATATCCTCATTCTTGCAATGCAAGCCTTTAAAGTCTAGGTAGAAACATTTAAAACCCATGATCTCAGTTCTTGTGCCTGGCCCAATTGCCAGAGGGACCATCTGAAGATTGCACTAGCAGATCTGCGAGTTCCCAGAATCTAGTATTCAATAACCAGTATTTTTAACTTTGCACTAATACAATATTGTTTCCAAGCACCAATTTACCCAATGAAACATATGTGACAATAGAGACagttttgaaaaatgagacACAAAATACCATTGATaagcaaatttaaatattgaaacttTGAACATCCACACAATACaacaaattatgaaatttcaaCAGAACTAGCATGTGTCTTATCATGTATTCTTCAAAAGAAATCACAAGATGGTTTTCTGTTTGTTTGTAGCTACTCCGACACAAATATTATGTGTCATGAAGCCCATGCAATCAGTAATTTGCTTGTTGCAAtgtaaagtaaaacaaaacattgtAAATATTCGATAGGGCATCAACCTGCAGATGGCCATAACATTGTCCCTACAAGGAAGACAAATTTTGCTTTGTTCACACTGAGACCACTCAAACATAATTCTATACTAAATTCAGTGGCAACAAAAATTTGCACAAGAAtgatacataaaaaaataaaataagaaagaaaaaattaagaataccTGCTTTCTTTATCATTATCCCTCGACTCCCTctccttttctctttctttaagCTCCCTGTCCCGACTCCTTTCTCTTTCTATAACCTCCCTGTCACGACTCCTTTCTCTTTCTATAACCTCCCTGTCACGACTCCTTTCTCTTTCTATAACCTCCCTGTCACGACTCCTTTCTCTTTCATCACGATCGCTCCTATACCTTTCTGACTGACTCCCACTTCGATGCGACTTCTCTCTCTCCTTCTCCTTGTCTTTTTCCCGGTCTCTTTCAGTGTCATGATCCCGTTCTCTCCTATCCCGATCCCGACCGCGGTCTCTATTTCTATCCCTCCCATTCCTCTCCTCCCTATCCCTATCCCTGTCCCTCTCTGTATCCCTATCCCTGTGTTCCCAGCTACTCCTAGGACGATCCCTTCCTCCATCTCTAGACCAAGAGCGGTGACAGGATGAGTCCCTCTCTTTCCGACGATCATGGTTGCGCGACTCATCTCTAGATTTAGAACCCCTAGAGCGATGACCGTCATCATCATAATCCTCAACCTTCTCATCACTCTTGCACTTCGAACTACGACTCCGTACTCTGTCTTCAGATTTCACATTACCATCACCATTTGCTGTTTCCTTCTCTTTGGCGGGTTCAGGATTCTCAACCATTTTCTCCAAATATTCATACTCATCAAAATCCATTGTAATATTATCAAACCAAGCAATTTAAGCAACAAGCTCCACTGCTGACACCTACACCAAATAAGGAAACTCATTCTCAAAAACGCCAATTCTACAATCACAAGATacagaaaagtaaaaattgaaCAGCTCAAAGGAAAAGATACAGTACAAATACgcatttatattaaaaatccTAGACTTATCTCCAATTTCTAGACATAAAATCACAAGCATATGCTTGACTATTAATTTCCCCCAATAATCTCTAGCATTTTATCTCGACCAGTAAACAAAGACTCAACTCAAGTAACTGGCAAATAGGCAGATATAAGTCTCCAAATCCTAAAACGGTTACAAGAAAATCCAATTATGATCACATATCATACGTTTCCTCTGTTTTAAATGCAGAGTAATACAAAGAAACTTAGAGAATCTGTTAAGGAATCAACAGATTCAGAGTTCCATTTCTAATTGTAACACACATAACTACTATTGTTAGGGTTTAGAAATTTGTTAACCTCGACAGAGCTGAAATGAGACAAAACGGCAGGGAGTTAGGGCTGAAATGAGTGTAAAATGCAAGGATTTAGAGAAACTTTGAAGGTCTCCTCATTGACGCTCTCGCGCTTTCGCTAGGGCAGTCAAAATGATGGGAATTTGGGCGTCGGAGGCTTTTATATTACGGATAAAAGGGTTGGATTCTTGGATTCGGGTCGAGAACCCGGACCTTTTAGTATTGCTTTTAAGGCAACGTCACCGTTTGGACGGAGTCTTACGACAAGAGATATTTtctgaagaaaataaatattacccaaaaaagtttttttttttaaaaagcagGGGAAGGAAATGACACTCAGACCCCTAAGCCACTCTTCAAAAACCTAACTaactgaatattttttatagcCGGTGTTAGAAGGTCATAATGTGTATTATATGAGTAAAAAAAcataagttattttatgatCAATCTTTATAAACTGATGGGCTAGCTACGATCATTTCACATGTAGGTGAATTTCATAAGTCATTCTACTTTAAGTTTTGGCACTCCCaacaaatacaacaaaaacgtatatattatatttcgCATTTGATCTAGTGCAGCCGTTTGATTTAGTGCACGTTGTAATGTACGACGACATGCATGGTAGGATTTCATTGGAGAAGCTAGCCTGTGGAGCCAGCATCCCCTGATGACTGATGAGATTGTGCCACATGAGCCATCCGACACCATAACATGTGTGATTGCACACACTACATCGATTTtcattatacatatatattgaGGATGCCGTCCCTTCACAGAGACAGGATTagaaacaagaataaaatgaagaatgagattttattattgatctGTGTGATCTCCCAACAGAAAGAATAATCcccaaaattgttattaattttacagGGTAATCCCCAATACAAATGCAAAAATACTCTCATCCCAATAAGAATATTTTAGTAATGCCTACAGAAAAAACTTTTGCAGCCCTCAACTTGGAAGCATTGCAAATGATATATATACCCGCCGAGACTATGGATGACAATCGTCAAACTGATCCGTggataataaaaagaaattttaccaaaaatgTGGGCACTAGAGATTAGTGGCAAGAATCATTATTTCATCTCCATTTTTCACTGGCTCCTCCTAAAATGCTTTGGATGTTCAGTCCGTTTAAGTTCTATCGACTGAATATTCCAAATTTCCTCTGTCCATTATCAGGGCCAGGCGTTTGGCTACCATCAGATTTTAAACCGGGACTACTTTGATTTGGTCTGACTCCTGCAGTGCCCTGAGTAGGGATGCCTTCCTTAGTTCTATCAGCTGCCATACCTTGCCCCGTAGGAGCATTGGCTGTTGGATTGCTGAAAATTCCATAACTAGATGCTCGGGTATTGGGAACATCACTGGGCATGCTATTAGGAAGCCTTGAGTTCCTAAAATTAGAAGCCTCAGTCCCGATTGGCTTCTTTTCTCCCATTGAAGGAGAGGCATTCAtatttggtggtggtggtggttgcCTTCTTTGAGAAGGAAACTGCGGTTCTGACCTGAAGGACTCCCTCATACCTGACCCCAGATTATCAATTGGCTTTTGTGGGAActgatttttttgttcacTTCTTGCATACCTATTTCCAGTTCCAAGGGAAGGCCCATGTGGAGTCGATCCAAGCGTGTCTGCCCTTGAAAAATTAGGCGCTGGTTTGGGGTGCGAAAAGTTTGAGGCACTGATACTTGCAGGAGGACTAGCTGATTCTGGTGCAGCATTCATTACTTTAGGTGTGAAGTTTGAAGTCAACCCCTTCGCTCCATCAGCAAGATCAAATACTTCGTTTAGATCATCATTTGAGTTTGAAACTGACCAtggagtgttttttttttctattttttctaagCCAAATTCTGCGGGATCTTCTTCATGAATTGCAGGTGTGGGGATATCAACCGAACGCTCAATAGTTGATGATGGAGTTGCAGCCTTACTAACACCACTTGTATCCCCAACggccttcaatttttttaaaccacCTTTCTTTGATGGGCCAAATTTGACGTGCCTAATTATAGCATATGCTTGTTTCCTCTCCACATGTGGTCCACTTTCTACAACAGATATATCTTCAATCTGCAGTtgttcataataataaaagttggAAGGAGCTGAAGAAAAAGGAACGAGCAATAACTCGGACATATAAAATTACGAGAATATGAAGAAATATGACAGTACCAAATCAATGAGACGGGATAAGTATCCTCCCAAGTCctctgtttcttcttttttaccCACAGGCAAAGCCATACACTGTTCCGAACCCGAAAATAAACGTTAACTAATTTCAGAAAAGATATGATCAACTTTAACAACATTATGAGAGGATTTTGGAGCCATGTAGAATCAAAACATTGGGAAAAATGGAACAATTTCAATGCATGCATAAACATTCCGACTTCTGTGTCCTTATGCATGTATATAAACATACAGGTTACAACTtacatgaattaaaaaatatagataaatCACACATGGATCCATTATAATGAGCACTTAAAACATGGGATGTTGCACACATCACATGGATCCGTTATAATGAGCACTTAAAACATGGGATGTTGCACATATCACAAGGATCCGTTATAATGAGGACTTAAAATATGGCATGTTGCACATATGCATATGTGTTAGAAATGAAGAGCACATGAGAATGACACAAAATTTGTTATAACTCACATGAGATCTCATGAAAAAGCGAATACACTTAATAAACTAGCAAATTCCACAATCGCAAGTCGTTTAACTTCACAAAACTCTTTTCAATATAAGAGAAAATACCTTCACCCGGTAACCCTTATCCATCAACCTTTTGACTGTATCTGCTTTCATCTGCAGGTCTTTTTGCTCCTGAAACAGAATCAGAGGTAGAAGTAagatattttcttcattttactTGTCAATGCATCCTCATTCCAGTAATATCAGAACATTATTAGCACATGTACTGTGCGAGAAAGGAAGGGTGTGAAGAACAAAAAAGCTGTAAAATGACAAACATAAACTGTAATTTGAGCATGGGCTAAGTGCCTTGAGAACACGTGTACATCCAATCATGTACATTTTAGCATAAGGTCACAGTTGACGCTTAATTTCATTTCCCTAAAGGAAAATCTCACTGGATACCAGTAACCATTTCCATTGTAGGGAACTGGCTTCCCTATTGATGGGTAGATTCTCTATTAAATATGCATAAAATCAATGAGGGTGTTGAAACCTAGATTCACCTGCAAACAATGTGCTAGATGACTTTAAGATCAAATATCTTTAtagctgtttttttttttttttactttgaacAAAATTTCACCATTTTCCAAAGGCATGGACAAAGGCAAAAAGAAATAGCGTGTTTAAGTAACTTACAATTTTCCCCGAGAATCTAACTTCTTTGCAATCTCCCTTTTTCAAAGTGATGTCAGActgcataaaaaataaagcggCTCAAAACCATCACCACTaaagaaaataacatttaATAAAGCAGGCCGCAAGTGGATGAAAAGACAAATGCAAGAACCTGCAACATTCAAAAAGTGTACAATGGAAACCAACTCGAATTTACAGTTAATTGAAAGACATACAATATCAGACATTGTTTTCACTCAAAGCATTGCATCAACATTAAAGCAACCACTAGTAGAGCAAATAATCCACAATCTTTCCTACCTTGGCTTTCGCACGATCCttttcctttaattctttatgGTATTTCTCTTTATGGAAGTCCATGATTTTACAGACTGGTGGGTTTGCCTTTCTATCAACCTGTAAAATTTAAGGAACAGTTTTTAGGCCAACAAGAGTCAGAAGATTTAACCTAAATATATACAGTGAGCATCTAGGAGAATGTTATGTGATCTCataacattataaaaatagaagtGATAGCCAAGATCAAAAGCAACAACAACATATGCCCAAAACTAGTTCCAACCATGCAGAACCACCGCATGCAGCCATTCTTCTATCACTTCATTCGCAAAGCTGGATGCATGATACCTGCTAAAAGTGAATTGACCGTAGAGCATTGAAAACACTACCTCAACCAAATCGCATTGGAGACTCCTGGCAAGTGCGAGTGCTTCATGTCTTGAGACAACTTTGTGCCCTGCATGTATACATATTATCAATCGCTTATTTAATATTTCCACTATGTTCTAACATGCAAAGCGAAATGCAACACAAGTTTCACAATCACCAACAAATTTATGGAAGAAATGCTGCTTATAGCTTATCATTTCATTAAAGCCCACCACTAATAACAAATGACTGGAATGCCCCTCCATGTCTCTGTATTGATTATAAACTGattattgaattttcatcCTAGCCTTAGACTGAGCAATCAATACACTCACATTCTTCAACACACATCCCCATCTTTGCTTTAGAAAACTGAAAACAATTCTCAATTGTACTGCATTGAGCAACGATATAACATGGGCATATGCAGTACATTCCTAACTTTGTTAAGCAAATTAGAATAAACATACCTTCGTCTAAAACCAGCCGAACAAACTGagcattgattttatcatttaaacgCGGCCCACTAGTTTCCTTCTCATCCTTCTTCTGCTGAGCCTGAAATTGAACAATACATCAACCTTAACCACCACCACTACCTCATATGCTAATATCACAAGCCAAGCGATGCAGAAAAATTCAACGAAGTTTAAATCCGGTAGCACgccaaaataacaaatatcatacgaaacgaaaaataaaaaaaataaataatactcAGATTAAGGAAAATTAGCATAAAACATACCAACGAATTTTTTTCACGAATCAGATTGATACCAGTAGGTTAGCCATCCAAAATGGGGAACAAAAAATTGATGCCCACATAGTGAATTacaaagtataaaaaaaaataatgataattaccTGAACTGGGGCAGCAAAAAACCTTACGTTGTTGCAAAAATCATTAGGTGTTTTAACGGCGCTTTCCCAAAATGGCTTCTTTGCCTCACAAATTTTTGTGTGTGAAATGCTGTGATTAAGAGAAGGAACTTGAATGTAATATCTTTTGAATTGGTGTGTTAAGTGTTTGAGCCTCGATTGGTTGGTTCTGCAGCTAAAGGCCATGTTTTTTCAGCTGattgaataacaaattttcattctttttttagtaaatttggAAGATTTAGAGTGAGCGAATATATAAAACCCTAACTAAACCATTGCAGTGAATTTGATCCGGGGAGAGGTGTAAGAATGAGCGTAAAGTTTATGGCGCCGTCGGGTTACACGGCAGCGTGGTGTTTCGACCGTTGGATCTGGAGTTTGATTATTTGGTTTAGATCGACGGTGGCGATGGTCGGATGGTTATGGGTTCGCCTTTGGGCCGTATGATGTAGGCCCAATTTAGATTGTTGGGCTCATTACCTTCGAAAACCCAAATACTAATGTCCTCCTAACTCCTAAGTGATTGATTGAGTGTTATTTGACCCCTCTATCTCCAAATAAatgtaaacaattttttagtaattatCCATAGAAATTTAGTTAACAACTACTCTCAATTGGGTGTACTGGGtatataattattcattttcatgatattacataaaatcatatttcaaGAAActtatttcaaaatcaaaagtaattatttccttaaaattttctaattgtaAAAAGCTCTATTATCAAAACTACTTATACTTTGAAAAAGCAAAGTGTATACCAAAACGGGTCTTAGTATTATTAGAAAAACTAGGAAATAGAACCGCACTTCGTGcggctttaaaaaaagaatttagtatttttttttattactttacacttgataaaactgataaaaaatatgaattgattttcttttaaagatgacgcagccttataaaactaatgttatttatgaaagttaattatttttttgttaactttaaaaatatatattaatgtgtatagtTAAATGTAAACAaccttttcatcaataaaaattatgttcacacTAATCAACTCTCAATTCTTCTTGGTATTAACAGACTCCTACATTTTACAAAGCCTAACCATTATCATCCAActatctttatcattgtttaact
This window of the Citrus sinensis cultivar Valencia sweet orange chromosome 8, DVS_A1.0, whole genome shotgun sequence genome carries:
- the LOC102615749 gene encoding translation initiation factor IF3-1, mitochondrial gives rise to the protein MAFSCRTNQSRLKHLTHQFKRYYIQVPSLNHSISHTKICEAKKPFWESAVKTPNDFCNNVRFFAAPVQAQQKKDEKETSGPRLNDKINAQFVRLVLDEGHKVVSRHEALALARSLQCDLVEVDRKANPPVCKIMDFHKEKYHKELKEKDRAKAKSDITLKKGDCKEVRFSGKIEQKDLQMKADTVKRLMDKGYRVKCMALPVGKKEETEDLGGYLSRLIDLIEDISVVESGPHVERKQAYAIIRHVKFGPSKKGGLKKLKAVGDTSGVSKAATPSSTIERSVDIPTPAIHEEDPAEFGLEKIEKKNTPWSVSNSNDDLNEVFDLADGAKGLTSNFTPKVMNAAPESASPPASISASNFSHPKPAPNFSRADTLGSTPHGPSLGTGNRYARSEQKNQFPQKPIDNLGSGMRESFRSEPQFPSQRRQPPPPPNMNASPSMGEKKPIGTEASNFRNSRLPNSMPSDVPNTRASSYGIFSNPTANAPTGQGMAADRTKEGIPTQGTAGVRPNQSSPGLKSDGSQTPGPDNGQRKFGIFSR